From Piliocolobus tephrosceles isolate RC106 chromosome 16, ASM277652v3, whole genome shotgun sequence, the proteins below share one genomic window:
- the SLC13A2 gene encoding solute carrier family 13 member 2 isoform X2 — protein MATCWQALWAYRSYLIVFFLPILLLPLPILVPSKEAYCAYAIILMALFWCTEALPLAVTALFPIILFPMMGIVDASEVAIEYLKDSNILFVGGLLVAIAVEHWNLHKRIALWVLLIVGVRPALLMLGFMLVTAFLSMWISNTATSAMMAPIAHAVLDQLHSSQASRNIEEGSNNPTFELQEPSPQKEATKPDNGHALPVTSAPSEERAHLSQEHLRLTQCMSLCVCYSASIGGIATLTGTSPNLVLQGQINALFPQNGNVVNFASWFSFAFPTMVILLLLAWLWLQILFLGFNFRKNFGTGEKMQEQQQAAYCIIQTEYRLLGPMTFAEKAVSVLFVILVLLWFTREPGLFLGWGNLAFPNATGESMVSDGTVAIFIGVIMFVMPSKFPGLTQDPENPGKVKAPLGLLDWKTVNQKMPWNIVLLLGGGYALAKGSERSGLSKWLGNKLTPLQSVPAPAIVVILSLLVATFTECTSNVATTTLFLPILASMAQAICLHPLYVMLPCTLASSLAFMLPVATPPNAIVFSFGGLKVLDMARAGFLLNIIGVLVITLAINSWSITIFSLHSFPSWAQANTTAQCLPSPANTTMPSP, from the exons GAGGCCTACTGTGCGTATGCCATCATCCTCATGGCGCTCTTCTGGTGCACTGAAGCCCTGCCCCTGGCTGTCACTGCCCTCTTCCCCATCATCCTGTTCCCTATGATGGGCATCGTGGATGCCTCTGAG GTTGCCATCGAGTATCTTAAGGACTCCAACATCCTGTTTGTCGGGGGGCTGCTGGTGGCCATCGCAGTGGAACACTGGAACCTGCACAAACGCATCGCCCTCTGGGTCCTCCTCATCGTTGGGGTGCGGCCTGCCCT GCTAATGCTGGGCTTCATGCTGGTCACGGCCTTCCTGTCCATGTGGATCAGCAACACGGCCACCTCGGCCATGATGGCGCCCATCGCACATGCCGTCCTGGACCAGCTGCACAGCTCACAAGCCAGCAGGAACATCGAGGAGGGCAGCAACAACCCCACCTTCGAGCTCCAGGAACCAAGTCCCCAGAAGGAGGCGACCAAACCtg ATAATGGGCACGCCCTCCCTGTCACATCTGCTCCTTCGGAAGAGAGGGCACATCTCAGCCAGGAGCATCTCCGCCTCACCCAGTGCATGAGCCTGTGCGTGTGCTACTCTGCCAGCATCGGGGGCATCGCCACACTGACTGGCACCTCACCCAACCTGGTGCTGCAAGGCCAGATCAACGC GCTCTTCCCCCAAAACGGCAACGTGGTGAACTTCGCCTCCTGGTTCAGCTTCGCCTTCCCCACCATGGTCATCTTGCTGCTGCTGGCCTGGCTGTGGCTACAGATCCTCTTCCTGGGCTTCAA CTTCCGGAAGAACTTTGGCACTGGGGAGAAGATGCAGGAGCAACAGCAAGCAGCCTACTGCATCATCCAGACCGAGTACAGGCTGCTGGGCCCCATGACCTTTGCAGAAAAGGCCGTCAGTGTCCTGTTCGTCATTCTGGTGCTGCTCTGGTTCACCCGGGAGCCGGGGCTTTTTCTTGGCTGGGGCAACCTCGCTTTTCCCAATGCCACGGGGGAGAG CATGGTGTCCGATGGGACAGTGGCCATCTTTATTGGCGTAATTATGTTCGTCATGCCCTCCAAGTTCCCAGGGCTGACCCAGGACCCAG AAAACCCAGGGAAGGTGAAGGCGCCTCTTGGCCTCCTCGATTGGAAGACAGTGAATCAGAAGATGCCGTGGAATATCGTGTTATTGCTGGGTGGTGGCTATGCCCTGGCCAAGGGCAGTGAG CGATCGGGCCTGTCCAAGTGGCTGGGAAACAAGCTGACCCCACTGCAGAGTGTGCCAGCTCCAGCCATTGTGgtcatcctctccctcctggtGGCCACCTTCACCGAGTGCACTAGCAACGTGGCCACTACTACGCTCTTCCTGCCCATCCTAGCCTCCATG GCCCAGGCCATCTGCCTTCACCCTCTCTACGTCATGCTCCCCTGCACTCTGGCCTCCTCTCTGGCCTTCATGCTGCCTGTGGCCACCCCGCCCAATGCCATCGTCTTCTCTTTCGGGGGACTCAAAGTGTTGGATATG GCCCGGGCGGGATTCCTGCTCAACATCATTGGAGTCCTGGTCATCACACTGGCCATCAACAGCTGGAGCATCACCATCTTCAGCCTGCACTCCTtcccctcctgggctcaggccaacACCACAGCCCAGTGCCTGCCCAGCCCGGCCaacaccaccatgccaagccccTAG
- the SLC13A2 gene encoding solute carrier family 13 member 2 isoform X3, which yields MAVCGNVAIEYLKDSNILFVGGLLVAIAVEHWNLHKRIALWVLLIVGVRPALLMLGFMLVTAFLSMWISNTATSAMMAPIAHAVLDQLHSSQASRNIEEGSNNPTFELQEPSPQKEATKPDNGHALPVTSAPSEERAHLSQEHLRLTQCMSLCVCYSASIGGIATLTGTSPNLVLQGQINALFPQNGNVVNFASWFSFAFPTMVILLLLAWLWLQILFLGFNFRKNFGTGEKMQEQQQAAYCIIQTEYRLLGPMTFAEKAVSVLFVILVLLWFTREPGLFLGWGNLAFPNATGESMVSDGTVAIFIGVIMFVMPSKFPGLTQDPENPGKVKAPLGLLDWKTVNQKMPWNIVLLLGGGYALAKGSERSGLSKWLGNKLTPLQSVPAPAIVVILSLLVATFTECTSNVATTTLFLPILASMAQAICLHPLYVMLPCTLASSLAFMLPVATPPNAIVFSFGGLKVLDMARAGFLLNIIGVLVITLAINSWSITIFSLHSFPSWAQANTTAQCLPSPANTTMPSP from the exons ATGGCAGTCTGTGGGAAT GTTGCCATCGAGTATCTTAAGGACTCCAACATCCTGTTTGTCGGGGGGCTGCTGGTGGCCATCGCAGTGGAACACTGGAACCTGCACAAACGCATCGCCCTCTGGGTCCTCCTCATCGTTGGGGTGCGGCCTGCCCT GCTAATGCTGGGCTTCATGCTGGTCACGGCCTTCCTGTCCATGTGGATCAGCAACACGGCCACCTCGGCCATGATGGCGCCCATCGCACATGCCGTCCTGGACCAGCTGCACAGCTCACAAGCCAGCAGGAACATCGAGGAGGGCAGCAACAACCCCACCTTCGAGCTCCAGGAACCAAGTCCCCAGAAGGAGGCGACCAAACCtg ATAATGGGCACGCCCTCCCTGTCACATCTGCTCCTTCGGAAGAGAGGGCACATCTCAGCCAGGAGCATCTCCGCCTCACCCAGTGCATGAGCCTGTGCGTGTGCTACTCTGCCAGCATCGGGGGCATCGCCACACTGACTGGCACCTCACCCAACCTGGTGCTGCAAGGCCAGATCAACGC GCTCTTCCCCCAAAACGGCAACGTGGTGAACTTCGCCTCCTGGTTCAGCTTCGCCTTCCCCACCATGGTCATCTTGCTGCTGCTGGCCTGGCTGTGGCTACAGATCCTCTTCCTGGGCTTCAA CTTCCGGAAGAACTTTGGCACTGGGGAGAAGATGCAGGAGCAACAGCAAGCAGCCTACTGCATCATCCAGACCGAGTACAGGCTGCTGGGCCCCATGACCTTTGCAGAAAAGGCCGTCAGTGTCCTGTTCGTCATTCTGGTGCTGCTCTGGTTCACCCGGGAGCCGGGGCTTTTTCTTGGCTGGGGCAACCTCGCTTTTCCCAATGCCACGGGGGAGAG CATGGTGTCCGATGGGACAGTGGCCATCTTTATTGGCGTAATTATGTTCGTCATGCCCTCCAAGTTCCCAGGGCTGACCCAGGACCCAG AAAACCCAGGGAAGGTGAAGGCGCCTCTTGGCCTCCTCGATTGGAAGACAGTGAATCAGAAGATGCCGTGGAATATCGTGTTATTGCTGGGTGGTGGCTATGCCCTGGCCAAGGGCAGTGAG CGATCGGGCCTGTCCAAGTGGCTGGGAAACAAGCTGACCCCACTGCAGAGTGTGCCAGCTCCAGCCATTGTGgtcatcctctccctcctggtGGCCACCTTCACCGAGTGCACTAGCAACGTGGCCACTACTACGCTCTTCCTGCCCATCCTAGCCTCCATG GCCCAGGCCATCTGCCTTCACCCTCTCTACGTCATGCTCCCCTGCACTCTGGCCTCCTCTCTGGCCTTCATGCTGCCTGTGGCCACCCCGCCCAATGCCATCGTCTTCTCTTTCGGGGGACTCAAAGTGTTGGATATG GCCCGGGCGGGATTCCTGCTCAACATCATTGGAGTCCTGGTCATCACACTGGCCATCAACAGCTGGAGCATCACCATCTTCAGCCTGCACTCCTtcccctcctgggctcaggccaacACCACAGCCCAGTGCCTGCCCAGCCCGGCCaacaccaccatgccaagccccTAG
- the SLC13A2 gene encoding solute carrier family 13 member 2 isoform X1, whose protein sequence is MATCWQALWAYRSYLIVFFLPILLLPLPILVPSKEAYCAYAIILMALFWCTEALPLAVTALFPIILFPMMGIVDASEIIQRPFPFSFESPGEWQSVGMSVTESHKLRGTVGDCRVFPPLSRVSACQVAIEYLKDSNILFVGGLLVAIAVEHWNLHKRIALWVLLIVGVRPALLMLGFMLVTAFLSMWISNTATSAMMAPIAHAVLDQLHSSQASRNIEEGSNNPTFELQEPSPQKEATKPDNGHALPVTSAPSEERAHLSQEHLRLTQCMSLCVCYSASIGGIATLTGTSPNLVLQGQINALFPQNGNVVNFASWFSFAFPTMVILLLLAWLWLQILFLGFNFRKNFGTGEKMQEQQQAAYCIIQTEYRLLGPMTFAEKAVSVLFVILVLLWFTREPGLFLGWGNLAFPNATGESMVSDGTVAIFIGVIMFVMPSKFPGLTQDPENPGKVKAPLGLLDWKTVNQKMPWNIVLLLGGGYALAKGSERSGLSKWLGNKLTPLQSVPAPAIVVILSLLVATFTECTSNVATTTLFLPILASMAQAICLHPLYVMLPCTLASSLAFMLPVATPPNAIVFSFGGLKVLDMARAGFLLNIIGVLVITLAINSWSITIFSLHSFPSWAQANTTAQCLPSPANTTMPSP, encoded by the exons GAGGCCTACTGTGCGTATGCCATCATCCTCATGGCGCTCTTCTGGTGCACTGAAGCCCTGCCCCTGGCTGTCACTGCCCTCTTCCCCATCATCCTGTTCCCTATGATGGGCATCGTGGATGCCTCTGAG atTATTCAGAGACCATTTCCATTCAGTTTCGAGAGCCCAGGGGAATGGCAGTCTGTGGGAATGTCAGTGACTGAATCCCATAAGCTCAGGGGCACCGTGGGAGACTGCAGGGTCTTCCCCCCGCTCAGCCGTGTCTCCGCCTGCCAGGTTGCCATCGAGTATCTTAAGGACTCCAACATCCTGTTTGTCGGGGGGCTGCTGGTGGCCATCGCAGTGGAACACTGGAACCTGCACAAACGCATCGCCCTCTGGGTCCTCCTCATCGTTGGGGTGCGGCCTGCCCT GCTAATGCTGGGCTTCATGCTGGTCACGGCCTTCCTGTCCATGTGGATCAGCAACACGGCCACCTCGGCCATGATGGCGCCCATCGCACATGCCGTCCTGGACCAGCTGCACAGCTCACAAGCCAGCAGGAACATCGAGGAGGGCAGCAACAACCCCACCTTCGAGCTCCAGGAACCAAGTCCCCAGAAGGAGGCGACCAAACCtg ATAATGGGCACGCCCTCCCTGTCACATCTGCTCCTTCGGAAGAGAGGGCACATCTCAGCCAGGAGCATCTCCGCCTCACCCAGTGCATGAGCCTGTGCGTGTGCTACTCTGCCAGCATCGGGGGCATCGCCACACTGACTGGCACCTCACCCAACCTGGTGCTGCAAGGCCAGATCAACGC GCTCTTCCCCCAAAACGGCAACGTGGTGAACTTCGCCTCCTGGTTCAGCTTCGCCTTCCCCACCATGGTCATCTTGCTGCTGCTGGCCTGGCTGTGGCTACAGATCCTCTTCCTGGGCTTCAA CTTCCGGAAGAACTTTGGCACTGGGGAGAAGATGCAGGAGCAACAGCAAGCAGCCTACTGCATCATCCAGACCGAGTACAGGCTGCTGGGCCCCATGACCTTTGCAGAAAAGGCCGTCAGTGTCCTGTTCGTCATTCTGGTGCTGCTCTGGTTCACCCGGGAGCCGGGGCTTTTTCTTGGCTGGGGCAACCTCGCTTTTCCCAATGCCACGGGGGAGAG CATGGTGTCCGATGGGACAGTGGCCATCTTTATTGGCGTAATTATGTTCGTCATGCCCTCCAAGTTCCCAGGGCTGACCCAGGACCCAG AAAACCCAGGGAAGGTGAAGGCGCCTCTTGGCCTCCTCGATTGGAAGACAGTGAATCAGAAGATGCCGTGGAATATCGTGTTATTGCTGGGTGGTGGCTATGCCCTGGCCAAGGGCAGTGAG CGATCGGGCCTGTCCAAGTGGCTGGGAAACAAGCTGACCCCACTGCAGAGTGTGCCAGCTCCAGCCATTGTGgtcatcctctccctcctggtGGCCACCTTCACCGAGTGCACTAGCAACGTGGCCACTACTACGCTCTTCCTGCCCATCCTAGCCTCCATG GCCCAGGCCATCTGCCTTCACCCTCTCTACGTCATGCTCCCCTGCACTCTGGCCTCCTCTCTGGCCTTCATGCTGCCTGTGGCCACCCCGCCCAATGCCATCGTCTTCTCTTTCGGGGGACTCAAAGTGTTGGATATG GCCCGGGCGGGATTCCTGCTCAACATCATTGGAGTCCTGGTCATCACACTGGCCATCAACAGCTGGAGCATCACCATCTTCAGCCTGCACTCCTtcccctcctgggctcaggccaacACCACAGCCCAGTGCCTGCCCAGCCCGGCCaacaccaccatgccaagccccTAG